gcatggccggccaccatctagatttttggctaatttgacatgcaaacccatcatttatacaacatgcattaataggtccttatagattaacctatcacatttcaaaagtgtcacacataagtcctattactaaattcacatgcaatcgactaaatcgaagcttaaaactttcacacatacatgttcacatattttagacaataaatatcatattcaaatactttggtgactcggtttagcggtcctgaaaccgctttccgactagggtcactttagggctgtcacaactctcccccacttaagaaatttttgtccccgaaaatttctaccgatgcctagtttaggataacgtcctcttatttaattatatccatataaacattagctcatcgatagcaattgtaattcattactgattttgcatcgatctataaaatcattttcttatcttaaaacaaatacataaacatttctacaagtatgcacatatatctcattttcttgatttcataagcaataatcacttaattttatttacaaatgcatttcaaacacatattaagcacatattaacatgtataattcacatcatcaacccacatatttgtaacccacattttcattcatgtataagctgtaacctgaccgaaagtacacatatactcaaacatcccaataaatatcctttataactccatcatatctcactattcaacttaacctatttccaacagaaaatcaacttccacatacctgaacattgaattcatttagcacattcaatcaccgttaacgatccCGTATACAATCggtttggcataaagcctcatatattATACCGggatgggatttattttagcacataacccatatatccaaaattatcagcattcatcaaaaattcttacagactttcaaatgtcgaacttaatcgaaataatttcttgaacatgattaacaaaaataggggtcatttagcaatagcacatatgacttcatataccaagcattccataaactaaatttgtaacacatttataacatgaattcatttcttaacaacatatccaccatcttaaatcaatgccttcattccatacgaggtcttacatgaatcttgttttactcacttaatgtctactgaccgatctcgcacacatagtgctcggttgaagaactcgcactctcagtgcctctaatcatttgcacatatagtgcccctattcatttgttgttacacattgaaatgacttaaccaagtctataaacatcatgtatgtacacttttaaacatatcctttcatttaaatttgaattcgtatagtaatgaacacttaaactttgctcaaattaccagcacgaagcctactaggcacggaGGCCCGAATGCacatcaccagcacgaatgctcttcgggacttagcccggatataacaccagtacgaatgctcttcgggacttagcccggatataacaccagcacgaatgctcttcgggacttagcccggatatatcaccagcacgaatgctcttcgggacttagcccggatatatcaccagcacgaatgctcttcgggacttagcccggctatataactctcaattctcatgtacatatacatatataacaatacacattagtatatcatttacattacttgaatacaaacacaacatgcttatcgaccattcaactttcagttccatagccacatacaaagatcacatttatagtcgtaacactctttcaaaattgcatcacttatacccttataattcaatccaaatcaaaattcaaatacgagtacatgatacgtacctgatcaacttaatgatttaagcatatccaagtgaagttatatcgcaaattcttatagtcagaagcttgctacagctcgatcgggatcaaaattcattacaatacaacaaacacattttaatagtaaaaaatcatcacactatcactttatcactttatggcatgtataaatagactcacgcgtgctacgttagtcctagaatcgactaaaccgtagctctgataccaataaaatgtaacacccctatcccgtatccgtcgctgaaataggtaaaggggcattaccggacttgaagctcatatccgaacagtaaaaattttgaatattttttttataaagaacgttcctttaggtaaatactaaagacagtcagggagacaatttaactgctataagtacacattcaaaagatgccattttcgcatggcttatatacattaaccaaaatattcttcggccactggtctattctttacatgccataaaataattcaaaacataacagtaacaagcagtggatagtgatagtgtgacaagttactgacgatccccgagcctgtagctcccaaatgagatctataaaacagaggaaacaaagtaaacgaagtaagcattacaatgcttagtaagttttaagcagtgtcaacagatagaaatcaaattatagcatagttgttcgtatttttatttcactcttccttcgggcataccatccctttaccgaatatgcccatctcatcatatataataggcagataaattctcacttgatagtgatctcttataaacataggtacattacatattttcacctaactttccacattgaccaaacgcacaataatcatagaacagtcttattgctttactcacatatgcatcacataacgaccttgtgatttactccaaatcaagcttaatataatctcaaaatacatacctgaccagcttaacgcattgaacgtatttattaccaattgttgctgtgaagtcgtataatcttatgctttactcgaatctttagcgaaacctttagctcgaatagtccccacacgtagttatcaggtcttacctggacaaaatctccacacgtagtcatcgggtctcacccggacataatctccacacgtagtcatcgggtcttacccgaacataatttccacacgtagtcatcgggtcttacccggaatatatttccaagtttcatgtacatttaatcacatgttacaacattcacatcgactgttatatttgtaattcatttccctcatcaaatatctaataatacacacctttcacatttggtcatttggccacaatatacacacatctcctacatatttcacactagccattcgactttaccacatatacatatctcatatatatttcacactagccattcggctttaccacatatacatatctcatacatatttcacactagccattcggctttaccacatatacatatctcattcatatttcacactagccattcggctttaccacatatacatatctcatatatatttcacactagccattcggctttaccacatatacatatctcatacatatttcacactagccattcggctttaccacatatacatatctcatgcatatttcacactagccattcggctttatcacaTATACATCTCTTAtccatatttcacactagccattcggctttaccacatatacatatctcatatatatttcacactagccattcggctttaccacatatacatatctcatacatatttcacactagccattcggctttaccacatatacacatctcatacatatttcacactagccattcggctttaccacatatacatatctcatacatatttcacactagccattcagctttaccacatatacatatctcatacatatttcacactagccattcggctttaccacacacatatatatttatcttgtacatcaatttcagcaatagcttataagcaactcaaatagtttcatcaatgtttacaacaaattcacatattcactacaagctgttttcctaagcaatagtcactaaattatttataactggagctacaaaactcaaaatcaattgccgttaattttccctgagtatagactcatatatcttccatccataaaattttcagaattttaggttttgccagtcaataccagatttttcttaaagtttcccctgtttcactgtttgactaatctgaccactcttcactacgaatcaaatttctcattgtacagaattcaaaatatgttctatttgatttcatttgaaactagactcattaaggagtctaagcgtataagttttatcttataaccatttttgtacaaattataatgattttctaaaacagaacaggggattttggagtcattctgacactgtctcacacaactttaaatatctctttataggaaatttctttgcttacacggtctcttttataagaaactagactaattaagatttgattacatattttattcagcctataatttcacaccaacaatttatagtgattttctaaaatcacgttactgctgctgtcctaagcaaattattacaatttgctcttaaatttccaagtccaaacacttatgaacttaccatttgagtttaagacatatcatggccacatcatatcttattaaatcaactcattatgattgaatttactcaacgtttaatcacttaaaacttacctcagaagttgtcgaacgatttcaacggctattcgatcaccttttcctttcctttatcggatttagttcccctttgctcttgagcttaatttaacaaataaattgatttaatcattttgaacatcaaagagaaattcaaggtacttagcccatatattaggcattagagtcatatatgtatgaaatcatcaatcaaattcaacatattagccaatattctcctttagccgattttctaagtcaagataaagccatcaatatgcttacctatagccaaacgtacaacatcaatctatgtattcattcatgtggccgaatatgcatgtctatgttgaggccgattatatacttaatacattctacaaatatggttacttatGATGTCTAAGCACCATTTTATCTCAAGTTATACTTATAAGCACATCCATCCAAATAAATTCGTACTTAAACATCATTCCGTCCTAACACTCATAATACatctataaaactacaagccgaatatccCTATACTCacatcacttaaacatcaaccctcaatttctttgacaaagcacattttcgaaaatgataaggcaatataacagcttttaatccaacttataattcatacatatcacattccaagcattcactctatccTATCACTTAAAatacacacattactcaataacttcctagttcaaattcggAAACTACACCAATTCAcaagatgatttattattattattgttcatttattcaaactacttacaatttccttaaactatcacaattaacaaccatttatctcctccattttctaccatggccgaatgttataacccaagccacacatattgttcctcaaggcccttcaatgaccacattcggcacctccttaagaacaacccaatttcaaccttcaagaaagaagaaaaactatatgtactaagagcttcaaactacttggccgaatatcaaacctccaaacaatcaaaacttaatccgtggaatgattagaacttgaactaaccaccttctttatacataattttccaagaatttcaaggtacttacctcttccaaatcctcatccaagccgaacatgaagcaagagaactcctttcttcttccttcctcaagttacggcaaaatgggggagcaaggatgaaacaactttggtttctccccccactcccctcatattttattattcttcccacaacatattaacacaaaatgtttataatatgttttaccccatagcatggccggccaccatctagatttttggctaatttgacatgcaaacccatcatttatgcaacatgcattaataggtccttatagattaacctatcacatttcaaaagtgtcacacataagtcctattactaaattcacatgcaaacgactaaatcgaagcttaaaactttcacacattcatattcacatattttagacaataaatatcatattcaaatactttggtgactcagtttagcggttctgaaaccgcttttcgactagggtcactttagggctgtcacatcgtggataggttgaccaagtctgctcatttcatacctgtccgtactgattattcacttttagaagttagccaaattgtacgtGGCATAGATTGTGCAACTTCATGGAGTTCCGgtatcgattatttctgatcgagatcctaggttcacatctcgattctggtaaaagttgcatgaggcgttgggaacgcgacTGAACTTTAGCATGGCTTTTCATCCGCAGAcggatggtcagtcggaaagggttattcagattttggaagacatgttgaggggttaCGTTACCGACTTTCGACGTAGTTGGGAAGATTAGTTGCTATTGGCAGAGTTtgtgtataacaacagttatcaggcgagtatccgaatggcaccatatgaagcgctgtATGGACGTAGGTGTCGTACACCTTGTTGTTGGACTGACTTGGGAGAActacaggttcttggacctgagttcgTAGTAGATAATGAAGATAAGGTCAGGATAATCAGAGATCGGTTAAAGAAAGCATCTGATAAGCAAATATCGTATGCGGaattgaagcgtaaggagattgagtactcagtaggtgatgtggtcttcttgaaggtttctccttggaagaagatattaaggtttggtaataagggcaagttgagtccgcgattCATTGGGCCTCATCAAGTTCTTAAGCGAgtaggtccagtggcttatcaattggaattacCTCCGGAGTTAgataggattcacgatgtttttcacgtctccatgttaaggcgatatcattctgaccctactcatgtcgtgctgGTTGCAGAGATTGAGGTGCGGCCAGATCtgactttcgaggaagagcctgtgcagatacTGGATCGTGATGTTAACgttctaagaaggaagtcagTTCCCTTGGTAAAAGTGCTTTGGTGTAATCATGGCAAAGAGAAAGCCACTTGGGAGCCAGAAAAGGCGATGCGACaataataccctcatctgtttgaatcaggtaaaatttcgaggacgaaatttctttaaggagggtagagttgtaacgccccaatttttgggattttttggatttctgtgattttcaatgaattttagaaattctGTGTTTTAACTGTCTGTAGTAGGTCtgagtatgttagtgggcctttaaaagGTCTAAGAGTAAATCCAATTCGAGTCAATTTTTGAATTCCCAATTTTAGAAAGAGAGAGTACTAGCGTTGAAGGCTTTTAAATTAAAGATGGTAAGATAGGGCACAAGGGACCTATGGTAAATTAGCATGTGACGCCACATAAGGTATAGGGGGAGTGGCATGTAGATGTTTAGGGGGAGCCAAGGTTCGAGCCACAAGGTAAGCAAATagggtattttttttttgtgaacaaAAAGGGTATGTGATGGAACTCAAGGGGGAACTCTGTTAGGGAGAGTTTAAGCTGGTAAGGGAATTGAGTAAGGATAAGATAAGAGAGgaaatttaggagctgatcaaggagcaagagtTTGCCGGCCAAGGGTCTTAGCATAAGAAATTCGGCTAGGTCATCTAGTGTTAGGAATTTTGGCTTTTGGAGGGGTGGCTGCCGAATTCTTTTAGTTCTTTTGCTAGAAGCCGAACTTACACCCTACACCTGTGTCGACTCCTCCTCTTCAAGAACTGAATTCTTGTATCTTCTTCCCTTTCTTTCGGTCATCTGTATCTTTTTTCCCCCATAGCCGAACTTGGAAGCCCTCACTGTGCCGTTTCTCCATAACTGAATACTACTTACCTTCtcatctttcattttctttcatcttttcttttctccatagccgaatccaTACCCTTCTCTTTCTGTCTCTtcccttattttcctttcttcattatttttcaaAAGCCGAATCTTGCTATAGCCGAACCCCTTTTCCCATTTTCGTTCAAAAGCTGAAAACCTTCATATCTACAGTGTAGGAAGCCAAATCGTTGGCTATTTGAACCTGTCTCTTCTGAATACAGTAGATCGAGATTAGAATCATAGATAAGAACACTCTCTTCGGCAGAACAACAATTCGTAAGTGTTTGAATCACTTTCGTTAGATATTCATGGTTTAAGAAAAAGCCGAAACCTCTTAAGGGTGACTAACGTTGGGACTAAGGGCATTTTTGCCTCTTTCTTTTGGCTTTGTATGCGCTAGCATGGAAAAGGGGGCGTACAGAGAAGGGGTTGAAGGTTAACTCGGTTGGACATCTAGATCTAACCCATATTTCGGCAGAAAGGTAAGAACTTTGGGGTTTAAGGcattgttggccgaatatggtaaggggtctAGTACGTAGCTTGCTTTTGATATTTAGACTGACGTTTTAGTAACTCAATTGTAGGAaactcgtgtgtggatctcgcctACGTATCGTTATAGaataggtgtgtaaacgacactcaCTCATaaactagatcggcaaaagtcgaaaagccgaaatgccgaaaagctggcaTTTTGTGGACTTGTGACGTACGAGTGCTCGTGagatggtttggttgttaatcCTGGTAATCTCAAGTGatatgattgcagagtgcgtaATTTCGTGCACTAcagtatatttgggcttaatgggctgaaaACGAGTAAATGGGCCAataggcccaattcggtaagaacgctcggtaagtgtttttgtGGATGCGTTAATGGCTGTAATatgtatgtaaaccctaaaataggtaaatttactaaaataacctaagtgtgaaaattaccattatacccctaggagcaaaatgaccattatacccttagggttgattttgattgaaatgcatgatattctgattctggttgttgtatgccatgacatgtatatctgttgcatgggatatgtgTTATAatgatggaggaagcattctggtggctctgccacaaatatctgtttctggtggccttgccacaattatctgtatctggtgactctgtcacaatatctgttctggcagccatgctgcatacttGTGACGTGTAgatggatgggtgggtcgagtactctccccacatggtgtaaggttggcacgggggtgtatacggatggatatgggttgggtttttcTGCATGCTTGAAAATCTGTTCTATTTCTGTTATGGgtctatgggcttcattctgaattttgtatagggctaaggcccaacttaatctgtttctgtggtttgaactgatctggactatggttgggttaatttacacactgagtttccaaaactcaccccttaattttatccatgcaggtaaccccaaccatagtggacttggagctgtgagggatttggagtggccacaCGTACTGCAAACTTATTTTTCTcagtttttatttactttaattattttgggtttaagttgtaataaggccgctttaattatttttaattgtttgggtttgttttgttagcttaggcatgatattgatttaaatgtttgaaattgaatagctctagggtgcgttttaaaagaaattatcttatttcaaaatatcgtgaaacaagacaaagcttccgtaacgaaaatgttttaaaaaagaGAGGATAATAAGTGACTTCAATGGATAAAACGAAATGGTTGCTTCTAAACAATGGcacagttaaagtgtggcaatggtggtgtgcatgtctaggagtagatccgtggagagcttggtacttaagcagtctaatagactcacctcctcttttctggtatcctacctggtgtacagcttccattcactttaatttaaaacgaaaatattCTTTGAACACTaagaaaagatttaaaaaaaaacatggctACACTAGTAAcgtttcaatgtgacacgtcgggttcggccgtaacgtctgggccgggtttggggtgttacaataaaaatctaaaatgatataggcactattcCTTTGGATTGTTTTGAGCattttcaagccaaccctataatattagacccttgaaactgtaCTTTTGAACTTAAAGGCCTGTTTATTGCAATGAACCAACATTGTAAACCATCTTTttaagttatcctaattttgtgcacccatcttaactaaagttgtcttggtaatcaatgcttaaggaaattttcaaaaagttgtatgtgctcatgcttaaaaaaaagaaaggaagagtgaagaaaagtttgctcaatctccaaaaaggaaaaatgtatgagcttgagttcaaaataagtttggggctATTCCAAAGGTTTATTTAAAGAGAAAGGTTGTATTATgagaaaaccaagacaaagttaaaggttaagatttttaaaatcgaaatgtcccatctcttaaaatccctacctttaaccaagccccattacaaccttataaaagaattattgatttgatgattatgtcacctacattagtggagaggaagtcctaagttcaacatatgaagatcataaataagccttatgattgtttgcttgattgataagaaattatgttgaatgaagaatgttatctatggttgtgacatacatgcaaactatgattcatgtttgtatattttgaagcttagtataatcttcagaaatgtttgcatatgaattacttgttaataacaAAGATCAATtagcatgaagttattaatgcatgatatGGGACGAAGATTGATGTTGCTTACACGattagcaattttgccttagcaagaccttttgttgtgcataaattgtaacaccccaaacccagcctagacgttatggccgaatctggtgtgtcacatcgAAGTGACTTTCTAGAATTGGTCTTTTCGGTAAAAATTTATTACTGAATTTAAATCCTTTTCTTATTATTCAACAATAGTTCTTgtcaaaacgtttaccaatttatttgactttggtaCACTTAACCAACTTATACCGCAGAAGCATTttcaaaactttgttgttggaagctcgtgttctttagaaaaccatgataattttaaaaactcgtgttatcctagactagcagtttaaaacaaaaagtcaaaagcccaattaaaacttaaaacctcCAAACAactttattacaaattaaaacccaaaagtgaaatataatttaaataatatcaagTGCAAGACACAGCAGTCGTGTGGCCACTCCAAATCCATCGTAGCACCAAATCATCTAAGGCTgcggattacctgtacagatagaaagaaagggtgagtttacgataAGTTAGTGTGTAACCCCCTATCAGTCAAATAGTAAATAGTGCTTgcagtaacagtttgggcctgagccctattcagtatcagtgtgggcctaagcccgatTTAGTATCAGTATAGTGCAGTCATGTAACCCActccaatccaaccaacacactacccgtaccaaccaatacaccatgtggggattaaattgacctacctagccaacacaccaatattgcagcatagctgctaataataacgcagcaaagctgcttataatagtaaacgtggcaaagccaccagagcagtaattatgtagccaagccactaatacagtacttcctccaaattagaaacccaaccccatgcagtatgtcgtgtcaTAAAAATTACGTGTgtgcagtatgtcatactcaaaccagtcatataaatttcatacacacatcaattaacctaccattaggggtataatggtcattacgtcggttaggggtaaaatagtaatttttccccttaagggtatttcggtcatttaacTAATATTGGGGTCTCGGTACAGTTAATAACCCTTCAAATGGTCTACAGTTGTCTCTAACGACTCAGATAACCCATATGGCCAAAACGGtataaatgggcccaaggcccattactcggcccaagtgggcccacacactcatgtagcccatttagcccaaattcagtcgCGACTATGTGATGACCAAAGCCTACTCCATTATTGGTCACTTACGGTCCATCTCGGCCCAATGAGGGAAATAACGGCCCAAGCCCACAAGAACGCTCCTGGCGACCTCTACAATCTGTCGCCTATGATTTGTGGGCTCAGTTTACTACACGAgcgtgaggcctcaaatgccgaaGTTTTGGCTTTTCGGTATCTCGACTTTTGTCGATTTACAGTAATATAGGGATGTGAATACACACCTATTTACAAACGCTACTCAAATCCCCACAACGTCAAACCTAGATTCAAACATGCTGCAACGTTAGTCCTTAATCGATAAAGTTAACATCTTCTAACAGCACCTAACCTTACAATGATAATTTGTTACCCACCTTGAGAATGCAAACGGTTTCTCACTTAAACCACTGATCCAACTGCCTTCCAAACCTGAACAAAACTGCATTGCATTCCAACCTTGTTAACTAAACTATAAACGTAAATGATTAGAACCAGTTGACAACAACTTACCACCACCATGGAGTAATCGGCCTGTAAA
The sequence above is drawn from the Gossypium hirsutum isolate 1008001.06 chromosome A05, Gossypium_hirsutum_v2.1, whole genome shotgun sequence genome and encodes:
- the LOC107960522 gene encoding uncharacterized protein, with product MAPYEALYGRRCRTPCCWTDLGELQVLGPEFVVDNEDKVRIIRDRLKKASDKQISYAELKQIEVRPDLTFEEEPVQILDRDVNVLRRKSVPLVKVLWCNHGKEKATWEPEKAMRQ